In a single window of the Nicotiana tomentosiformis chromosome 10, ASM39032v3, whole genome shotgun sequence genome:
- the LOC138900212 gene encoding uncharacterized protein — MGDNIVNDMHNSEIRGDQPHSEDSISDTHSFIKAHGGARKVKARKVDIFRIAQGESELLREFVTRFQKERMLLPAVLDEWAAGAFNKGLNPRSSAASWKLKKSLLEFQATTWADVHNRYESKIRIKVDQVSFPSSTKGREKNKQKSKYDYDADRQTSRGWFLPYERTEGRIRGFRTADKFTIDRRIDRGRNNQSLQDKEVAGSRDPSYPKLSEYNFNVSILELVSAMRNIKEARFPKPMRSNSSHRDLNLWCEYHGTNGHRTGDSRHLWEEVATLLKNGHLREFLNDRAKNNYGHNRDNTEPSKAVEDPPRQTINMIFGGNEINGVTFSAAKKMKVSITHSKRLREDDVIFTEEDADGLLLPHNNALVISLNVLDFKTKRVLVDPGNSANIIQLRVLE, encoded by the exons ATGGGAGATAACATCGTTAACGACATGCACAACTCCGAgattcgaggggatcaacctcattcTGAGGATTCAATTAGTGACACCC attctttcatcaaggctcatggaGGGGCAAGAAAAGTAAAGGCCCGAAAGgtcgacatattcaggattgcacaaggagagtccgagttgCTACGAGAGTTCGTAACCCGATTCCAGaaggagagaatgttgctcccggctgtCCTAGATGAATGGGCGGCTGGGGCGTTCAACAAGGGATTGAATCCGAGGAGTTCAGCCGCTTCCTGGAAATTGAAGAAAAGCCTACTCGAGTTTCAAGCAACGACCTGGGCGGATGTCCACAATCGGTACGAATCAAAAATAAGGATCAAAGTTGATCAAGTTAGTTTTCCATCGTCGACCAAAGGACGAGAAAAGAACAAGCAAAAATCAAAGTATGATTATGACGCGGATAGGCAGACTTCGAGGGGTtggtttttgccctacgaacgAACCGAAGGCCGCATCAGAGGTTTTCGGACAGCGGACAAGTTCACCATTGACAGGAGGATTGATCGCGGTCGGAACAATCAATCATTGCAGGATAAAGAAGTGGCAGGATCgcgggatccttcttaccccaaattatcagaatacaacttcaacgtcagtatatTGGAGTTGGTATCggccatgagaaacatcaaagaagcacggttcccaaAACCGATGAGATCTAATTCCAGTCATAGGGATCTTaacttgtggtgtgaataccacgggacGAATGGCCACCGAACAGGGGATTCTCGACATCTCtgggaagaagtggcaacattactgaagaatggtcaccttagagaattcttgaatgatcgagctaagaacaattatggccATAACCGAGACAACACGGAACCCTCGAAAGCAGTAGAAGATCCCCCGCGTCaaacaatcaacatgatcttcggtgggaacgagattaatggggtcaccttttcagcagcaaagaagatgaaagtatcaataacgCATAGCAAAAGGCTTCGGGAAGACGATGTCATTTTTACTGAGGAGGACGCGGACGGATTGCTGCTACCACACAAcaacgcactggtaatttctttaaatgtactAGATTTTAAGActaaacgtgttctagtggatccggggaattcggctaatatcatacaattgaGGGTATTGGAGtaa